AGTTTCTGACTCCATATACCTGCAGGCCACATCCACCAATTCTCCAGAGATCCAAGGGAGCCTTTTGGACACCAAGCACTGGGTCTTCTTTAGGGAGTCTTTAGGGATATGAAGAGTGTGGCATATGTGAACCCACAGTTCATGATGAGGTAGAGAGACTAATACAGGGCTACCGCAGGGGGAAGGTGGGAATGGGGTAGCTGCAAGTTAGACCAGAGTAAATTCCATGTCAAATCAGTGAAGaccaagagaagaaaacaagaggTCAGGAAGTTTCCCCCAAAGTCCTTCACCAATTGATGAGCTACCCAGTCCTTGTGCCTCACCTTCCACCTGGCCCTGATCAGTTTCATTCCTAGCATGTGAATAAGAAAATACCAGCAAGTACTATTTGATTTTATCTGCCTTTTCCACAAAGAAATCAGACCCCCGTGGGCAGTCTTTCTCGCTCACTGATGTATTCTGAACCACAAAAGGGGATCAACAAATGTTTATGGAAAGAATGAGAAGAGTAGGAATTGTCTTAAAGTGGAATATGCGACCCGGATTAATGGTTCCTGGATTAAGTTTAATATAAAATCCTTAAAGTTTAAGAGATCACGTCTCGGTAATACGTGCATCAGCCCAAATTTAGACCTGTTTTTTTCCATTGAATGCAAATCCGAGATTGTCTGCCCATGTTTTGTTAgttctaaaaagaaatattttccagaaaTCTAAAGTAAAGTAGTTCTAATTTGTGAAGGACCCAAGAGGAACAGCCCAGTCTGGGCCCAGCAGGGGATCCTATGAACATGTTGAAGAGAGGtgacaggagaaaagagaagaagaaatgatgagagagagagagaggtgataTGAGGATGTGGGGGCAGGTCACTCATGTTTCTTGTGTGCTTTACCTTATTTAACCCCTCGGTAATACCACTGACGGAGTTAGGACCATTTCAGTCTCAGTGATACACTTGTGTGAGGACGAGTGATCGAGTGTTATGGTGGAGAGTCTCAACAAGGGGTGCTGGGGCAGTGCCATCAGACTCACAAACAGGGGGCAAGGTGGATATTAATTAAGAATCTACAATGTGTCAGGTGCTGTTGAGAACAAATAGAAAGGATCTTGTTTGCCACCTCTGCTGCCATGTTTTGCTGGCCACCAGCTAAGGTCAAGATAGACCCAGTTTTGTGGGGCTTGAAGTttcaattgtctttttttttttttttttttaaggagggattctttaagaaaaagaatgtaaatttaaaaaaaaaataagaggtgaAAGACAGAGCCTTAAGGGGTTCTGAAGCTTAGGCTTTATAGTAAATCTGACTGTGGCTATAGTGTTAGTTCATCAATCAAGTTAACATAAAAAAGTGTCACAGTGGTGCCTCCAAAATGCTCATTTTGGAAATCAGGGGACCATAAGGGACAAGATGGAATCAAAGTGGAAAAGTCAAACACCCAGCTCAAACTAGCCCACATAGTTCTGTTTTAATAATGAATGAAAAGATGATTTCAAAGGAGTTTGTTTTTATTCCCTTGTTTATAAAAATTCCCTTTTTGTTAGAATAGttcaaaaagaaaaggtttttttttttttttgagtgcaaTAAACAAATAACCTTGGGTCTAAATTCAAGCCTTTTCTGTTGTGGAGGACTCTTTTCTAGCTTGACAACCAGGGTGTTATTGTTGCTAGAGTGATAAGCTCTGTGTTTCTGGATTTAGAGCGAAAATTCCCTCTATTTTATAATCTGGTAATATGAGGCTTTGCCTGTATTTGGTGGAGAGGAGTAACTGACGTTCTGAAGAATTCTCTCCCTGCACTCCAGGGTCTCCTGAATTTTATTGTGTATCAGAGCCACTTGGGGACCTTGTGACAACCCTTTTTCCTGAGTGTCACTCACTGAATTCTAATACAAAAGGATTGCTGTGCAGATCAAGAGAGTCGGATGCTGTGGATTCCTAGACTATTCCTAGCCCCAGATCACACCAATAACAACCCTATTACATGGAAGAGTGATTGTAAACATTCTTGGCAAAAGGCAAACTGAGGCACAGGCAAGTCAAGCCACTTGCCTTAGATCACCTAACAAGTTTACGTCTGCATAGAGCAGTTGGCTCTAAGAAGGCCCACCTTGGGCCTCTattgtagaaaaagaaagaacagtccAGCAAACAGTACAGATTTGGTAGGGAAGGGGGCGGTCATGGTGGGACAGTAGTGAACACCACGGAGTCTTTTTAataggaatgtgtgtgtgtgtgtgtgtgtgtgtgtgtgtgtgagagagagagagagagagagagagagagagagagaaactgtggGTGTAAGCGAATAGAAGCTCTGGCACAAACTAGGAGCAGAATCTGATGTCTGCCGGGGTAGGGAGGGATTTGCATAGTCCCCCGCAGATCACAGGCCCTCAATCAGTGTTTGTTGAAGGAATTTGCAAAGGGGCCCGAGTCCTAATGTTGTCCCGATTTGATAACTACCAttttcctggttgccatgatcCTGCCTTGGGATGCAGGCCAGGGATCCAAACAGCAGAAGCAGAGGGCCTGGTGCTGCTGAAGACTGTCAGAGACAGGCCCAGTGGTAAAACCAGCCCCAGGTGGTGCAGGCAACTCACCTTCTTAGACACACCTCCCCCAttagctgggggaggggggccgagaggagaggggagggaaggagtgaTTTCATCTGTTTAATGAAAAATGACCTGAAGGTTTCTCTGAACCTGGAAACTCCCCATCAGATTGGGGCCAAGGAAAACAGGATTAGGTTCTATTTCTTCTAGGATGGCTTTGCATCTGCTCAGAATGAGTTAAACTGAAGGGAACAGAAAAATAAGGTCATCTCCTCCCATTGTCTCTGCAGAGAAATCCGGAAAGACCTGAATCATTTGATGGGTTAACACGACAGGCTTCCCTCTGGTCCCCTGCAGACCCACTTTTGGGCACCCCACTTCTGTGGTGTGTGTTCACAGTAACAAGATAAAGTTTGCCATATGGTGTTCAGACGAGGGAAGTCACCCCCTCTGGCATTGTGTCTCCGGACAAGCTGCTGATTTCTGGTCTAATATTCGGATTCCCTCTGACCTCCACCAGGGAACAGCTTTCCCTGTAAAGCACAAGGTTAAAACCACAAGCATTTTGCCAGAGTGGGCAACTCCTGACATGTCTTTCTCTGTGTCACCCATTAGGGTGGCACTTTCTGTGATGCGTGTCCTTAGAGTCTGGGGGGTGCATAGTCTCTTCCTCAGTGACTGTCAGGACTGTGGAAGCTTGGGAAAGCAAAAACACCAGTGGTGGGCATTTTATAATCTTATTAGTGCTTTAATTCCTCCAATCACCCTTTTAACTACAGAAGCAGATAAATAAATCCATAggtccattttctttttaatgcaatGTATATTTATTGTAAacaataatatacaaaaaaaaaaaaaggaaggaaaggtaaGTTTCACAGAGAGAACAAAAGGTTTGGAGGGAAACAACAAGCGGAACAAACAACACAAACACAAACCAAACCTTAcctaaagagaaaatatgattttaaatgtcGGGTTTCTTAagttacagaaatatttttttttttaaaaaaagatctgcTTTTATACAGAAATTGAAAGATGCCATATTATAAGAGTGCTTTAAGATTTTATTCTACTGACTCTGACTTCTAAAACTGTTAATAtatctttttcttaaataaaaaaaaaaagtctgctgtcttttttaaaaagcaatcctCAAACTCTAGCCACAGCAGTAATCAAAGATTAAGGTCTGTCAGTGGGCTGATTCCTTTTCTGCATCTTCTGTCTCTGCAAGAGAAGTGCAGGGGAATACATGACACTTGCTTGCATTattttgtgtacacacacacacacacacacacacacacacatacatacacacacacacatacacacacacacacacacacacacacacacacacacacacacaatttaggCAGCCCAAAGATCTGTGGCAGAAAACACTGCAAATGACTCAGTGATACACTACATTTGCAACCTCTCATTTGTACAAAAGAGAAACAAGTTTCCAGTTTGTtttcaacaaaaacaacaaagagagagagaaaaaaaaaaaaaaaaaaaaccaggacgGACAAAAAGGCATTTGTACAAATCTAGGATGAGAAATCCAAAGAAACttgcttttaataataaaaaaagattaaagagataaataaaaaaaaaactggttacAGTTAAGAACATAATTTAACAACAGATGACCATACCCTTTGAGGAAGGCTCCAACAACCTATTTTAAAagacagtaaataaaaattaaaaaaaaaaaaggaggaagattttcttttcttaattaaaacctctccttacaaaataaataattttagcacGTGGAATGTCTTGAAGGTTAACTGCTGGTGTTCAGAGAGGCACAGGTGATGTCTGAGCAAACAGACTCCAGCATCTGTGGTCCACATGGGCCAGGCAGGCAACCAGGGGGGCAGTGCACTGGGGCACTTCTTAGCTGCTGTTACATTCCCCAAACAGACCCCTTCTCCTTTGCTCACCTTTCACTTCTGTCTTAAGACTGCAGGGAACAAGCAAAGGCAGGAGGACACCTGCTAAATAGAGCGCAAGTATTGCCAGCAGCATGATTTTAAGGCTCAAGGTGTTTCCctcttgtttaaaatatatatataggataAAGCTTACCAAATGCTTCCTAGACTATTTATTTACTCTATTTGCAAAATAAGgctttcattatttctttaaggCAGCTCCTCCTTGAATTGGAAAGCCTGAGGAATTAAGCAAAGCTTACCCCCAAAACTGATCACATAACACAATTCTGCTTATCTTTTTTATGTTAATATTATGacacactttttaaaacttttttttctatcttttttttcttttttttgtaggaGAATGCAAATCTGTACAAAAATACTCTGGTTGCAAGAAAAGCTAGGGCATACTGTTCAACTAAGAGTAGTTTAGCTGTTGGAAAAATAagagcatttaattttttatctaaaaatatgtataaatccCCTCAAAATGGTAATGAATCATACACAGtacatactaaaaatatttaaaatagagaatattcctcacagaggactttttttttctttaattactgctaaaaaataattacaaagtcCAAACTGGCAGGGAGAATTGAGCAAACTGGTCGCACGCAGGACTCTCCGTCATTCTCCACACTTGCTCGGAAGTTTAAGTCCGGTTTCTCTTCAATGCTGCTGGTCCATCTAGCCAAGAGTGGCCTGGCCACTGATTCACAACAAGTTGGTACTGCGTTTGGATAGGTAACATTTCTGTCTTGGAATGTGAGTACGAGTTGCCTTTAGCTTAAGTGTCTTtaagagaacaggaaaaaaaaatgtccaaaggAAATtctgcttgcttatttatttcttgGATTATTTGTATGATCATCTCGGCCATCATCGCCCTTTGTTTAAGGTCTCCTTATGGTCTGGTGAGCTGTGTGTAGACGGGTTGTTCCCAGTGCTGAGGGCTGTGGGTCTGCGGGATGGACGGGACCCCCGAGGTGTCGGCAATGGGGGTGTACATGGGGCGCTGGGCGGGGTTCATGTAGGTGAAAGTGGAGTAGAGACCAGAGCCCTGGCCCGCTGCGTGGCTGTAGTAGGAGCCCGAGTTCTGGTGGTCGGTGTAGTCGTACTGCGAGCGGGTGATGGGCGGGTAGGAGGGGCTGTAGTGAGGGAGGTTGAAAGGGCTGTAAGCAATCTGCTGCGGCGAGTGCTGCTGCTGCTCGCTGTAATGGCTGGGGCTCAGCTGCTCCGTCTTGATGTGGGTTCTCTGGGACTGCCCAGGCTCGCTGCTCAGCGTGGTCAGCGTATGAGCCTGCTGCTGCTGTGGGGGCGCTGCCTGCTGCGGTGGGGGCGCCGCCTGCTGCTGCGGGGGTGCCTGGGGGGCTTGAGGGGCCTGCGGGGGCTGCTGCGGGGGCGGCGGTGGTGCCTGCTGCTTGGACATCCACCCGTGGCCGGCGCCGGCGGATGTCGCTGCGGTGCTGCTGATACCATAGCTGCCGGTGTAGGTGACCTGGCCATGCGTGGCCGGCACCCCCGGGTGGCCATTGGGCGGCAGGTACTGGTCAAATTCATTGACATCGAAGGTCTCAATGTTGGAGATGACGTCGCTACTCAGCTCGCCGATGTCCACATCACGGAAGTCGATGGGGGGCTGTCTGCCTCCCTCTGGCAGGGGGCGCCCCTCTCGCTTCAGGTCAGCCTTGCCCGGCTGCACGTCGGTTTTGGGGGTGGTGGGTGGAGTCGGTGGGCCCTGGGATTGACCtgcaggaaataaaagaaaaagaaggggaaagtcAACGAGGGCTGTGCAGAGGCCTTAGTCTTAGGAACCTTCCTGGGACCCTCCCTTGTTGCTAAGGTGTAATAAGGACCCGCGCAGGAGCGGGGAGGGCGCTGCACCAAAGATAAGTCGCCAAATGATTAACCTGCGGGTACACACTTAGCAGCCTCCTTTTATCAGGGGAAGGTCTGAGGCCCCAAGGGTACGGAAGACCAAATTGCTACTTGTAGAAGAGCGGCTGTGTGTGCTTTTGGGGTGGGGAGCAAAGAAACGAAGAGGGTAAGTTCGTAAAGTTGTAAAGGcattttacttagcaataaaaaaaattactcttagGATGCCGGGACTAAGCTGGTGcgcacgtgtgtatgtgtgcatgtgtgtgctggGACCCTGGGCAGCATGGGGAACGGGATAGGTGCAAAGGTTAGGGCTTCCCGTCTGGGGAGCACAAATTCCCCCAATAGAACCTCCTAGGAGGGTGGGTGGTGCGGCTGGGTATGTGCCCAGTGGGGGGGCTGCGGGTGGCTTGGCCTGGAGCCGGGGTGGGACTCACCCGAGTGCTCACCAGGGGAATGCACTTCGCTCATGCCCGAGGAGGAGTGCGGTGAGTCGGCCTGCAGCGCCTTGAAGATGGCGTTGGGAGAAATGTGCGTCTGCTCGGTGGCCTCCTCGGCCTCGGCCTGCCCATTTTTCACCGACTTCCTCCGCCGTGGCTGGTACTTGTAGTCCGGGTGGTCCTTCTTGTGTTGCACGCGTAGCCGCTCTGCTTCCTCCACGAAGGGCCGCTTCTCGCTCTCGTTGAGCagtctgggggggggggagcgcaGATAAAAAGAGGGGGAAGTCAGTGAACTCAGCAAGGTGTCAGGCCCCCACCACCCCGCCACCTTCGTACACATCCTCCTGTCCCTGTCTTCCAGTCAATGTTATAGCacgcaactttttttttttttaagtaaaagtaaaagcaaagaaaattttgaGTTCTTGTAGTCCGACCTGAGAGGTCACTCCTCGCGCCCCACCCCCTCTCCTTCTATTTTGGAAACCCCGGAGAGGAAAGCAGCTCCCCACTGCTGTCGCTCTGAAATCTTTGCTACGGGAGTtatgcgcccccccccccaaaaaaagaactttCCGGAAAATTACTTAAGCTGGAGAAGTTTTCCCCAACTCCCAATCCCCATTCCCAGcaacctccctccttcccccattCCTGCCAGGGGTCTCTTCTAGCCTCAGCCCCCCCTCTCCCCCATCTCCTGGAGTGTCGGCTGCACGAAAGGGTGCAGTTCCCGGGAGGGTGAGGCAACCCCCCACCACCATTTAACTCCAAGGCGACTAGCTGGCAttgccctcctcctgtcctctAAAAGCCTGTCCTCAGCTGTCTCCCCTCGAATCTCAAGAACTTGGTCCAATTTAGAGCCAAAGTAACCACCCCCCTTCCTCCGCGCGCGCTGGCTTCGGGAACGGCAACTCCCTGCCGTGGGGGGCGGGGCAAGGACCTTCAGCCCTGGCCAGCACCCCCAGCTGCAGCGGAGCCCACCCCACCGCCGGGCCCTACCTCCAGAGCTTGCCCAGCGTCTTGCTGAGCTCCGCGTTGTGCAGGTGCGGGTACTGGTCGGCCAGCTTCCTGCGCGCCGCCTGCGCCCACACCATAAAGGCGTTCATGGGCCGCTTGACGTGCGGTTTGTTCTTGCTGGAGCCGTTGACGCGTACCGGCATGGGCACCAGGGTCCAGTCGTAGCCCTTGAGCACCTGGCTGACCGCCTCGCGGATGCACACAGGGAACTTGTCCTCTTCGCTTTCCTTCTTAAGGTCCGGCTCGCCCTTGGGGAATGTGTTTTCCTGGGGCCGCGTGTTCTCGGTGTCGGAGCCGGAGCCTGATGGGCAGGGCGAGCCAGCCGAGTCCTCGGACATGGTGGGGCTGGGAGCGCCGGACAGGCCCTTCTCCTGCTCGTCGGTCATCTTCATGAAGGGGTCCAGGAGATTCATACGCAGGCCCGGGGCAGGGGGCGGGAGGCCGGGAAAGGCGAGAAGCCGCGGCGGCTCGGGGACTCGCGCGGGCTCCTCTCCCCTCGGCTGCCCGGACGCGGACGCGGAGCGAGCGGCTCCCAAGAAGTTGGCGCGTCACCTGGCTGCAGCAGCGAGCACTTAGCTAGGCGATGGGTGGCGGGTCCGCAGCTGCCCGCTCCAAATGGGGAAGACGAattggagaggaagagaagagaagaaagcaaaagTGGGGCACTTGCACCCCTTCGCTTCTCCTCCTGCCAAGGAAAGTTCCCGGGGTGAAACTGGTGAGTCGCCGCGACACTGAAGTTTGCAGTCAGTTCCGAGCTCGGCTCTCGGCTCTCCAACTCCCAGCCCCGGGTCTCTTTAATAAATACTGCCCCTCACCTTAGAGACGTTCAGCCAATCACAGCACGGAAGTCCCCGGGCTGGCAAACAGCTGATTGGATCCGATTTTGGAGGGGGAGGAGGATTGTGGCTGTGGGCTGGGTGACAAGaccagagggaggagaggggaggggagcgcAGCCCCAGGGTGGAGGGccgggtggggggagggggtgctgCGGGGAAGGCGGGGGACCCGGGACGTCCAAGTGTGTAAGTTTGCCTTACTCTCTGAATGTCAGAATTTGGTACCATCTCCGcgtccccccccccctctctctctctctctgtgtgtgtgtgtgtgtgtgtgtgtgtgtgtctaggatCTACTCCCACCGCGACATTTCTTTTCGCTGCTCTCTCCGCAGTATCGGGGACTCTAGCTAGAGTTTGCAGTATTCGAAAAGCCGCCGCTCGTGTATCCCGGTTTAAGTGCCTGGAGCCTGCCCGCTTCCAAAAGTGCTTAGAAATGGTCTTTTGGAGCAAATGTTTTGGTGACTCAACGCCCGCTGTTTCTCTGTAATAATCCATATAAATAGATTAACATGCTCGGGTTCGCCGGGGCCGGTGCGGCTGGTCGGGATTCTGCTGCGCTATTGCAAAGGGAATCAATGAAAACCAAAGCTAAGTCCAGGAGAAGGCttgcggcggtggcggcggcaaCGCGGCAGCCCCGTGCTCTCGGGGGCTTGCAGTGCACCTCCCCGACCGACCTTGAACTCTGACGAGTCTTTCCTCcggccccccaacccccaccccgtCGACACCCCTCAGTGACTGGGTTTCTGCTTTGACGTTCGGCTCTTTGCCTCCAGAGTCCAAAACGTCAGCAGAATTGACGCTGGAAAAGAAGTGTGCACACTGCTCTGGCTTTGCGATCGAACTTTGCGAATGCGGCTGTCCCGGGCCCCGAAGCTGAGGCCGGTCCCTGGGTTTGTAAAACTCGGAACAAATCGAAAGAACAGTCCACTTTGGTGGAGCCCTGCGGCTCGCCCTGGAGGGGCGAAGAGCCAGTCATTCCGATTTTAGTTGTGCCCTTTCATACTTGTACACAGGTGGGAGTTCTGAGGAAGGCCGTGGAGGTGACTCTGATGTATTTCAAGTATTATTTGAGCACAATCAATCTTTATGTTTACTCCAACTCCTGAGAGCCAGGTTAGTAAATGCGGAATTATCTGTTCTGGAACAGAAGAAAAATCTTAGTCGCCTGCGGATCacatgccttaaaaaaaaaatcacaaataaatgcACAACTatagaaaaatcataattttaactCCCCCCTTCCTTGCTTTTGCAGGAATTCGCCTTGAATTAGATTACTGATATTGTGAATCAGCTCAACTAATATCAAAGACAGCTCCTCCACTTTTGCCAAGTGCGGACACTCTTACAATATTAAACGAatgaagtgtttttgaaaatttcatttctCCTAAAGTGGATATTTCTCATAGGTAAAGAAACTTTTGATAAGATAGGAAGGTCTACCCTGCTCaacaggattttctttttaaacgaATTTAACTCCCTGGCATTGGATGTTGAACAACTTTAGTCCCTTATAGTTTGTTTAGGAGTTTAGGAGATTTGCAAACAATAGCCTCCTATTCCTGGCTCTCTCATTACACTCGGAAAACGTAAGAGCGACAAGGTCATttcttgggaaagaaaaaaagtcctGCATAGTGTGGACACATTTCTGAGTCCCGGGGATGGGGGCATTTGTGGTGTATAATTGTGATTTGCAGACACCTGATCCAGTAGGAGACTCAGAAACCATCGGGCACATGTGTTAACCAAGGCGTCTGGACTTAGCTGTATTTACTGAAATTACCACGTTGACTGGCATAATGGCAG
This window of the Ictidomys tridecemlineatus isolate mIctTri1 chromosome 3, mIctTri1.hap1, whole genome shotgun sequence genome carries:
- the Sox9 gene encoding transcription factor SOX-9 isoform X1, producing MNLLDPFMKMTDEQEKGLSGAPSPTMSEDSAGSPCPSGSGSDTENTRPQENTFPKGEPDLKKESEEDKFPVCIREAVSQVLKGYDWTLVPMPVRVNGSSKNKPHVKRPMNAFMVWAQAARRKLADQYPHLHNAELSKTLGKLWRLLNESEKRPFVEEAERLRVQHKKDHPDYKYQPRRRKSVKNGQAEAEEATEQTHISPNAIFKALQADSPHSSSGMSEVHSPGEHSGQSQGPPTPPTTPKTDVQPGKADLKREGRPLPEGGRQPPIDFRDVDIGELSSDVISNIETFDVNEFDQYLPPNGHPGVPATHGQVTYTGSYGISSTAATSAGAGHGWMSKQQAPPPPPQQPPQAPQAPQAPPQQQAAPPPQQAAPPQQQQAHTLTTLSSEPGQSQRTHIKTEQLSPSHYSEQQQHSPQQIAYSPFNLPHYSPSYPPITRSQYDYTDHQNSGSYYSHAAGQGSGLYSTFTYMNPAQRPMYTPIADTSGVPSIPQTHSPQHWEQPVYTQLTRP
- the Sox9 gene encoding transcription factor SOX-9 isoform X2, which encodes MNLLDPFMKMTDEQEKGLSGAPSPTMSEDSAGSPCPSGSGSDTENTRPQENTFPKGEPDLKKESEEDKFPVCIREAVSQVLKGYDWTLVPMPVRVNGSSKNKPHVKRPMNAFMVWAQAARRKLADQYPHLHNAELSKTLGKLWRLLNESEKRPFVEEAERLRVQHKKDHPDYKYQPRRRKSVKNGQAEAEEATEQTHISPNAIFKALQADSPHSSSGMSEVHSPGQSQGPPTPPTTPKTDVQPGKADLKREGRPLPEGGRQPPIDFRDVDIGELSSDVISNIETFDVNEFDQYLPPNGHPGVPATHGQVTYTGSYGISSTAATSAGAGHGWMSKQQAPPPPPQQPPQAPQAPQAPPQQQAAPPPQQAAPPQQQQAHTLTTLSSEPGQSQRTHIKTEQLSPSHYSEQQQHSPQQIAYSPFNLPHYSPSYPPITRSQYDYTDHQNSGSYYSHAAGQGSGLYSTFTYMNPAQRPMYTPIADTSGVPSIPQTHSPQHWEQPVYTQLTRP